A window from Candidatus Zixiibacteriota bacterium encodes these proteins:
- the prmC gene encoding peptide chain release factor N(5)-glutamine methyltransferase — MANANINKLISDAGHELREVGIDAGTVEAELILCELLDIERLKLYLDGGTLVMPEILKKFYEIVDKRKTRYPLQYILGSAWFYGRKFIVNESVMVPCPETEILLDCVLRTARQMNKKPVRLLDLGTGSGVVAVSARLENENIEVTASDISDDALGVARENASRLGALDLNFVRSDLFESIDEKLKFDIIASNPPYIKDDDYDGLPPEVKADPQISLLAGSSGMDIIEKLVRQAPDYLNRPGSLIFEIGYDQAELIFEMVDADPRYSGCALLKDLADIDRVVICKLS, encoded by the coding sequence ATGGCGAATGCCAATATTAATAAATTAATCTCTGATGCCGGCCATGAATTGCGCGAGGTCGGCATCGACGCCGGCACAGTCGAGGCTGAACTCATCCTGTGCGAGCTTCTCGATATCGAACGGCTCAAATTATATCTCGACGGAGGTACGCTTGTGATGCCGGAAATCCTGAAAAAATTTTATGAGATTGTTGATAAAAGAAAAACGCGTTATCCATTGCAATATATTCTCGGATCGGCCTGGTTTTACGGGCGGAAATTTATCGTCAACGAAAGCGTGATGGTGCCGTGTCCGGAAACTGAGATATTGCTCGATTGTGTTTTGCGAACCGCCCGGCAAATGAATAAAAAGCCGGTCAGGCTGCTCGATCTCGGAACCGGGTCGGGAGTGGTAGCGGTGTCGGCCAGATTGGAAAATGAAAATATTGAGGTTACCGCATCGGATATTTCTGATGATGCGTTGGGAGTGGCCCGGGAAAACGCATCGAGACTAGGCGCGCTTGATCTTAACTTTGTGCGGTCGGATTTGTTTGAGTCGATTGATGAAAAGCTGAAGTTCGATATTATCGCGTCGAATCCTCCTTATATCAAAGATGACGATTACGATGGTCTGCCACCAGAAGTAAAAGCCGATCCCCAAATATCACTATTGGCCGGAAGCAGCGGAATGGATATAATTGAAAAGTTGGTCAGGCAGGCTCCTGATTATCTCAACCGGCCGGGGTCGCTGATTTTTGAAATCGGTTATGACCAGGCGGAGTTGATATTCGAGATGGTTGATGCCGATCCGCGCTATTCGGGCTGCGCTCTTCTTAAAGATTTGGCCGATATCGACCGGGTCGTTATCTGCAAATTATCCTAA
- a CDS encoding GNAT family N-acetyltransferase produces the protein MAQTNDKKKLITHFRKDPVLFAYHIGDLDDFFFPLCQWPARTNDNDEIEEAILIYNNPLFVTVMAFGLTESYEPFLQREFEHFPKTFFCHFQDKYRDIFKSKYNEEPFGKHLKMKLGKFTKQHDDNDKNIIRLSMNHLDMIEEFYSRAYPDGYFDPRMLKTNKYFGYIENEILQSVAGLHVYSDEYKIAVLGSIATHPDYRGRGLATKVTSKLARELSAENKLVCLNVKADNIHAVKCYGKIGFDIVHEYEEARFSKRT, from the coding sequence ATGGCCCAGACAAACGACAAAAAAAAACTAATCACTCACTTCCGAAAAGACCCCGTTCTCTTCGCCTATCATATCGGCGACCTCGATGATTTTTTCTTTCCGCTCTGCCAATGGCCCGCTCGCACCAACGATAATGATGAAATCGAAGAAGCGATTCTTATCTACAATAATCCGCTGTTCGTTACCGTCATGGCCTTCGGCCTGACCGAATCTTATGAACCGTTTTTACAGAGAGAATTTGAACATTTCCCCAAAACATTCTTCTGTCATTTTCAGGACAAGTATCGAGACATATTCAAATCGAAATACAACGAAGAACCGTTCGGCAAACATCTCAAAATGAAATTGGGTAAGTTTACAAAACAGCACGACGACAATGACAAAAACATTATCCGTCTGAGTATGAATCATCTCGATATGATTGAAGAATTTTATTCCAGGGCCTATCCCGACGGTTATTTCGATCCCAGGATGCTCAAGACGAATAAATATTTTGGATATATCGAAAACGAGATTCTGCAGTCCGTCGCCGGTTTGCACGTTTATTCCGATGAATACAAAATAGCCGTCCTCGGTTCCATAGCCACCCATCCCGATTATCGGGGCAGGGGCCTGGCGACAAAAGTGACATCGAAACTTGCCCGGGAATTATCGGCCGAAAATAAACTTGTCTGTCTCAACGTTAAAGCCGATAATATCCACGCTGTCAAATGCTATGGAAAAATAGGTTTTGATATCGTGCATGAATACGAGGAGGCGCGATTTAGTAAGAGGACATAA
- a CDS encoding carbonic anhydrase translates to MAEGIFATAINCMDGRTQLPVNKWMKDKFRADYIDTITEPGPDKILTSPFSPLSQSIKQRVLISVEKHNSSVIAIVAHDQCAGNPVSRDEHIAQLKKAMETVKSWNLSVDIHGVWIGSNWQVEEIDSIVR, encoded by the coding sequence ATGGCCGAAGGAATATTTGCCACCGCGATAAATTGTATGGATGGCCGGACGCAGTTGCCGGTTAACAAGTGGATGAAAGATAAATTCAGAGCTGATTATATCGACACCATCACCGAACCGGGGCCGGATAAAATACTGACATCGCCGTTTTCACCCCTGAGCCAGTCGATAAAACAGCGCGTCCTGATTTCGGTGGAAAAACATAACTCATCAGTGATCGCCATTGTCGCGCATGACCAGTGCGCCGGCAATCCGGTCTCCAGAGACGAACATATCGCGCAATTGAAAAAAGCGATGGAAACGGTGAAATCATGGAACCTGTCGGTTGACATACACGGCGTCTGGATCGGCAGTAACTGGCAGGTCGAGGAGATTGATTCGATTGTAAGATAG